Proteins encoded in a region of the Flammeovirga yaeyamensis genome:
- a CDS encoding amidohydrolase has protein sequence MKNQQKVTVFTAKKIHTMDQGNPEAEAIAVLDGKILSIGTLEFMKPWLDRYDVTYDDTLKDKIILPGLIEPHSHCWMSAGFLGLDYIGPLPWPGLNGINPPHPHYEDVIEYLKEIHAKKEDPNEAIIAWGFDPANQGGSLDRKVLDAISTTRPIFVIGFVPHFAYLNSPAIEMANIPEGLQSPHILREENGDLKGVFLESDGAKLAIAPIIDVISELGGEKGLKFMSGIGHRAGITTIADLMFGVLNYDEELKDHVNATNDPDFPIRMSLTPHAMSMTLAHGDKAPEFVKGLKQYETDKLFFTGVKFLSDGSFPLMGSQVNFPGYLDGGNGVDGDASFKEMLPYWKAGFQIHCHANGDLALDNSLDMLAKLQEVHPRFDHRFTIEHYAISNPMQARRLKALGGLASVNNYFSHFRSLLHSEHAYGPDRAQREARLGSLEREGVIFALHSDYPQVVVPMHPLTAVYAAVTRIAEDGKTVVAEHERIGVERALRAVTIDAAYILGLEDKIGSLEQGKMADFTVLDQDPMEVEPEEIKDIPIWGTVLGGKINKC, from the coding sequence ATGAAAAATCAACAAAAAGTAACTGTTTTCACTGCTAAAAAAATTCATACCATGGATCAAGGAAATCCAGAAGCGGAAGCAATAGCAGTCCTTGATGGAAAAATATTATCAATAGGAACATTAGAATTTATGAAGCCTTGGCTTGACAGGTATGATGTTACTTATGACGATACATTAAAAGATAAAATTATTCTTCCTGGTTTAATCGAACCACATTCTCACTGTTGGATGTCAGCAGGTTTTCTAGGATTAGATTATATTGGTCCACTTCCTTGGCCAGGTTTGAATGGTATCAATCCACCTCACCCTCATTATGAAGATGTGATTGAATATTTAAAAGAAATTCATGCGAAGAAAGAAGATCCAAACGAAGCAATCATTGCTTGGGGTTTTGATCCCGCCAATCAAGGAGGTAGCTTGGACCGTAAAGTTTTGGATGCTATATCGACGACTCGTCCCATCTTTGTGATTGGCTTTGTTCCTCACTTTGCTTATTTAAATTCACCTGCCATTGAGATGGCAAATATTCCAGAAGGCTTACAATCTCCTCATATTTTAAGAGAAGAAAATGGTGATTTGAAAGGTGTTTTCTTAGAATCTGATGGTGCAAAATTAGCCATCGCACCAATTATCGATGTCATTTCAGAATTGGGTGGAGAAAAAGGTTTGAAGTTTATGAGTGGAATTGGTCACCGTGCTGGGATCACCACAATTGCCGATTTGATGTTTGGTGTTTTGAATTATGATGAAGAATTAAAGGACCATGTCAATGCGACCAACGATCCTGATTTTCCTATCCGTATGTCATTAACTCCACATGCGATGTCGATGACATTGGCTCACGGAGATAAAGCACCAGAATTTGTAAAAGGGTTGAAGCAATATGAAACGGATAAGTTATTTTTCACAGGAGTAAAATTCTTGAGCGATGGTTCTTTCCCGTTGATGGGATCTCAAGTCAATTTTCCAGGTTATTTAGATGGAGGAAATGGTGTAGATGGAGATGCTTCTTTCAAAGAAATGCTTCCTTATTGGAAAGCTGGGTTCCAGATTCACTGTCATGCAAACGGCGATTTGGCTTTAGATAATTCTTTAGACATGTTAGCCAAATTACAGGAAGTTCATCCTCGTTTTGATCATAGATTTACCATAGAACATTATGCGATTAGTAATCCAATGCAAGCAAGAAGATTGAAAGCATTAGGTGGCTTGGCAAGTGTCAATAACTACTTCTCACACTTTAGATCATTATTGCATTCAGAACATGCATACGGTCCTGATAGAGCACAGAGAGAAGCACGTCTTGGATCATTAGAAAGAGAAGGAGTTATCTTCGCTTTGCATTCAGATTATCCACAAGTAGTAGTTCCAATGCATCCATTAACTGCTGTATATGCTGCAGTCACAAGAATTGCTGAAGATGGAAAAACAGTGGTAGCAGAACACGAAAGAATTGGTGTGGAAAGAGCATTACGTGCCGTAACGATTGATGCTGCTTACATCTTAGGATTGGAAGATAAAATAGGTAGCCTTGAACAAGGAAAAATGGCGGACTTTACCGTATTGGATCAAGATCCGATGGAAGTTGAGCCAGAAGAAATCAAGGATATTCCAATCTGGGGAACAGTATTAGGTGGTAAAATCAATAAATGCTAG
- a CDS encoding serine hydrolase domain-containing protein, which produces MKSLNQQSQENNIIEANDENLKSNIPLNKTQEVSQFFNEPENKVKMQFPNEMSSYAWIEQSKYYPTAQVPRSGQVSELPYNVNANIGEIQYKNKDDNMVSVNQHFDTKPIDAMVVVKNGEIVYERYKTMKPDEKHLWYSVSKVTGALMLAFLEYEQKVDVNNYVSFYLPELKDSVWDTVKVEEALDMATGLNGTEHDEEIQNSRTDPDQIWYRWAATSAVGILPDVKERNETWVDVLRSMERKTPGHQKFEYNSINTFVVNRIAERVADKPLNEMFADRIWSKAGMEHDAFYMMSPSGNTLGFLGVNSSLRDLARWGMVFTPSCEKIAGEALVPKEIMDKFYDNRFVEMYDKGWIGKQNTVSFYDEAGKIYNRYQWDAIMSDGDLYKKGVGGQGVYISPENDTVVAWFCTSDGENQEEAMARAIVKAINA; this is translated from the coding sequence ATGAAAAGCTTAAATCAACAATCTCAAGAAAACAATATCATTGAAGCAAATGATGAGAATTTAAAAAGCAATATCCCTTTGAATAAAACACAAGAGGTGAGCCAATTCTTTAATGAGCCAGAGAACAAAGTCAAGATGCAATTTCCTAACGAAATGTCATCTTATGCATGGATAGAGCAATCAAAATATTATCCGACAGCACAAGTACCAAGGAGTGGTCAAGTAAGTGAATTGCCTTATAATGTAAATGCAAATATTGGAGAGATTCAGTATAAGAATAAAGACGACAATATGGTAAGTGTCAACCAACACTTTGATACGAAACCTATTGATGCAATGGTAGTCGTAAAGAATGGTGAAATTGTTTATGAGCGTTATAAAACAATGAAGCCAGATGAAAAGCATCTTTGGTATTCAGTATCTAAAGTAACAGGAGCATTGATGTTGGCTTTTCTTGAATATGAACAAAAAGTAGATGTCAATAATTATGTTTCTTTCTACTTACCAGAATTGAAAGATTCCGTTTGGGATACTGTAAAAGTAGAAGAAGCATTGGATATGGCTACTGGCTTAAATGGCACTGAGCACGATGAGGAAATTCAGAATTCAAGAACTGATCCTGATCAAATTTGGTACCGTTGGGCAGCAACTTCAGCAGTGGGTATTTTGCCAGATGTAAAAGAAAGAAATGAAACTTGGGTAGATGTCTTAAGATCTATGGAAAGAAAAACTCCAGGTCATCAGAAGTTTGAATATAACTCTATCAATACTTTCGTAGTCAACCGTATTGCTGAGAGAGTAGCGGACAAACCATTGAACGAAATGTTTGCAGATCGTATCTGGAGTAAAGCTGGAATGGAGCATGATGCATTTTATATGATGAGCCCTTCAGGAAATACATTAGGCTTTTTAGGAGTTAATTCAAGCCTTAGAGATCTAGCAAGATGGGGAATGGTATTTACACCAAGTTGTGAAAAAATAGCAGGAGAAGCACTTGTCCCAAAAGAAATCATGGATAAGTTTTATGATAACAGATTTGTAGAAATGTATGATAAAGGGTGGATTGGTAAACAAAACACAGTTTCTTTCTATGATGAAGCAGGAAAAATCTACAATAGATACCAATGGGATGCGATTATGTCTGATGGAGATTTGTATAAAAAAGGAGTAGGAGGACAAGGTGTTTACATATCACCAGAAAATGATACAGTAGTAGCATGGTTCTGTACTAGTGATGGAGAAAACCAAGAAGAAGCAATGGCAAGAGCAATTGTCAAAGCGATTAACGCATAA
- a CDS encoding serine hydrolase domain-containing protein: MKNQLIKFSTILLPFTMMLNTACSSSEAQSEHEVTVPKTEKYISKITETTTPISKVKDGFSLDFIRETHRNFSTPNWQAAGDQSVYINMNIPEFINVDIAMPTHEERHLERNIDADLGNTKFTLEDGSETPTLNEYLNDDYNRVQGIIMAHKGKVIFEAYPGMKPSDFHVWMSASKTTVGTLAILLESEGKLDLEKPITYYAKELAGTAWDKVSVKNALNMASGLDLEETTAAFSDPNSWIEQYFASLFDIEGTGDGWIEVMRRVKPIEGEEPGDRFRYSTAITQALVLAIESATGRAYKDVFNEKIWSQVGVHNQFMVGLASDYHAVGGGLVNTTIEDALKYAMMYTPSWNVVSDKRVVTPEILKRIRTLGDPKAYQGSEEEGYSLEWTGDIGERNSAQWDQVWADGAMFKHGNMHQGIYVDPDRDFCAFVFSNTPNERSDKAPGFMRAVAKKVADQ, from the coding sequence ATGAAAAATCAATTAATTAAATTCTCAACTATTTTATTGCCTTTTACCATGATGTTAAATACTGCATGTTCTTCTTCGGAAGCACAAAGCGAACATGAAGTAACTGTTCCAAAAACGGAAAAATATATTAGTAAAATTACAGAGACTACAACACCCATATCAAAAGTAAAAGATGGTTTCTCATTAGATTTTATCAGAGAAACGCATAGAAACTTTAGTACTCCCAATTGGCAGGCGGCAGGTGACCAATCGGTGTATATCAATATGAATATCCCTGAGTTTATCAATGTAGATATCGCAATGCCTACACATGAAGAACGTCACTTGGAACGTAATATTGATGCTGATTTAGGTAATACAAAGTTCACTTTAGAAGACGGATCTGAAACTCCTACTTTAAATGAATACTTGAATGATGATTACAATAGAGTACAAGGGATCATCATGGCACATAAAGGAAAAGTAATTTTTGAAGCATATCCAGGTATGAAACCTTCAGACTTCCATGTGTGGATGTCAGCTTCAAAAACAACGGTAGGTACTTTGGCGATCTTGCTGGAAAGTGAAGGAAAATTGGATCTTGAAAAACCAATTACTTATTATGCAAAAGAATTAGCCGGAACAGCTTGGGATAAAGTATCTGTAAAAAATGCTTTGAACATGGCTTCTGGTTTGGACTTGGAAGAAACAACAGCGGCATTCTCTGATCCTAATAGCTGGATTGAACAGTATTTCGCTTCTCTATTCGATATTGAAGGAACAGGTGACGGTTGGATTGAGGTAATGCGAAGAGTAAAGCCAATTGAAGGTGAAGAGCCAGGTGATCGTTTTCGTTATTCAACAGCTATTACGCAAGCTTTAGTATTAGCGATAGAAAGTGCGACAGGTCGAGCTTACAAAGATGTATTCAATGAAAAAATTTGGTCTCAAGTAGGTGTTCATAATCAATTTATGGTGGGACTAGCTTCCGATTACCATGCCGTAGGAGGTGGGTTAGTCAACACTACAATTGAAGATGCATTGAAATATGCGATGATGTATACACCTAGTTGGAATGTGGTATCTGATAAAAGAGTAGTTACCCCTGAGATCTTAAAAAGAATCAGAACTTTAGGCGATCCAAAAGCTTACCAAGGAAGTGAAGAGGAAGGATATAGCTTAGAATGGACTGGCGATATCGGTGAGAGAAACTCTGCACAGTGGGATCAAGTTTGGGCTGATGGAGCGATGTTCAAACACGGTAACATGCACCAAGGTATTTATGTAGATCCTGACAGAGATTTCTGTGCGTTTGTTTTCTCAAACACTCCTAATGAAAGATCAGATAAAGCTCCAGGTTTTATGCGTGCAGTGGCGAAAAAAGTAGCTGATCAATAA
- a CDS encoding CobW family GTP-binding protein yields the protein MNSIKKTMTNPLDQALDARQTMSGLIFAAMALRNKNIAPVKTIPLTILGGFLGAGKTTMLNHLLQNPGGRKITVLVNDFGKINIDAVMVESQTDDMISLTNGCACCAVSSDLTKTLIDIADKEEQPDAIILECSGVAEPGSIAQIVLSNKAIRLDGIITLVDAETFFERLEDESSQQLFINQLTSADIISIGKTDLVSDEEKQKINQWIAKHQPNKAVLETVEGDVPTDVILGVEADHNLEDEKAKAIKKTNHKHTFESVSFSFDTPFKEEKINAFIKNLPAHIIRAKGILQIDSDLDKKMIYQRVSKRWSLKSDEQWGNESPVSKLVFIANKGSIDKTQLKKELEEALYD from the coding sequence ATGAATTCGATTAAAAAAACAATGACGAATCCATTGGATCAAGCTTTGGATGCAAGACAAACAATGTCGGGGTTAATATTTGCCGCTATGGCATTGAGAAATAAAAATATAGCACCTGTAAAAACAATTCCTCTTACCATTTTAGGAGGTTTTCTTGGAGCAGGAAAAACAACCATGCTAAATCATCTCCTTCAAAATCCAGGAGGAAGAAAGATTACCGTTTTGGTCAATGACTTCGGAAAAATCAATATTGATGCTGTAATGGTAGAATCGCAAACGGATGATATGATTAGTCTGACCAACGGTTGTGCATGTTGTGCTGTATCAAGTGATTTGACAAAAACATTAATTGATATTGCAGATAAGGAAGAACAACCTGATGCCATTATTCTTGAATGTAGTGGTGTTGCAGAACCGGGTTCTATAGCACAAATCGTTTTGTCAAATAAAGCAATTCGATTGGATGGGATCATTACTTTGGTAGATGCGGAGACGTTTTTTGAACGTTTGGAAGATGAATCAAGCCAACAATTATTCATCAATCAACTGACTTCTGCAGATATCATTTCCATTGGTAAAACAGATTTAGTTTCTGATGAAGAAAAACAAAAAATCAATCAATGGATCGCAAAGCATCAACCCAATAAAGCTGTTTTGGAAACAGTGGAAGGTGATGTACCTACTGATGTGATATTGGGTGTTGAGGCGGATCATAATTTGGAAGATGAAAAAGCAAAGGCCATCAAAAAAACAAATCACAAGCACACATTTGAGAGCGTTAGTTTTTCATTCGACACACCCTTTAAGGAAGAAAAGATCAATGCATTTATAAAGAATTTACCCGCTCATATCATCAGAGCAAAAGGAATTTTGCAAATTGATAGTGATTTGGATAAAAAAATGATCTATCAAAGAGTAAGTAAACGCTGGTCGTTGAAAAGTGATGAACAGTGGGGAAATGAATCACCTGTTTCTAAGTTGGTATTTATTGCCAACAAAGGATCAATTGATAAGACTCAATTAAAAAAAGAATTAGAAGAAGCTTTATATGATTGA
- a CDS encoding DcaP family trimeric outer membrane transporter produces MKKFTTRLKSKHRLLHPYVLSILGFFLSVPLFAQENKEDLVGVKGAINPQQMNARQLVGQELIDDAFPNSIPIFGSKSRIKFGGYVKMDYIQDFNYIGSAYEFESATIPIKGSPESYLKGQSTFHAKETRFNVDFRTVVKGLRSGKEMPLQIFIEMDFFEDDPSLYRQPRLRHAYGVFGNILAGQTWSINADLSAIPGIIDFAGGDGTYGDRVIQIRWTDKITKNLSYTVGMEGPKSGIDNPYELEGVARTTMPTFAGNVRWEMNKFSHMQLGADVFQHHWQGGQYGPTQKAYGYGINLTGRFVLDKKHRNSLMFGASTGKGAGHRILFLEFSPSDGVISDNQLELLNAHQAYIGYNHYWTKSLNTTVAAYYASLNTVDYQLDETTQQGGTFHANLVWMPYTNVSFGVEYMHGVHVVKDGRYGQANRLQFMTRFRIP; encoded by the coding sequence ATGAAAAAGTTTACTACACGTCTAAAGAGTAAGCATAGGCTTTTACACCCTTATGTTTTATCAATTTTAGGTTTTTTCCTTTCAGTACCATTATTCGCCCAAGAAAATAAAGAAGATCTAGTGGGCGTAAAAGGGGCAATTAACCCTCAGCAGATGAATGCTAGACAATTAGTAGGACAAGAATTAATCGATGATGCTTTTCCTAATTCCATTCCTATTTTTGGTTCGAAGTCGAGAATCAAGTTTGGTGGTTATGTGAAAATGGATTACATCCAAGATTTCAATTATATCGGTTCTGCTTATGAATTCGAAAGTGCAACTATTCCAATTAAAGGTTCACCTGAATCTTACCTTAAAGGTCAGTCTACATTTCATGCTAAAGAAACACGTTTCAACGTTGACTTTAGAACGGTGGTTAAAGGATTAAGATCTGGTAAGGAAATGCCATTACAAATTTTTATTGAAATGGATTTCTTTGAAGACGATCCTTCATTATATCGTCAACCACGTTTACGTCATGCCTATGGTGTATTTGGAAATATCCTTGCGGGTCAAACATGGTCTATTAATGCCGATTTAAGTGCAATTCCAGGTATTATTGACTTTGCTGGAGGTGATGGAACATATGGCGACCGTGTAATTCAAATCCGTTGGACCGATAAAATCACAAAGAACTTAAGTTATACTGTAGGTATGGAAGGACCAAAAAGTGGTATCGATAACCCTTACGAATTAGAAGGAGTTGCACGCACTACTATGCCTACGTTTGCTGGTAATGTGAGATGGGAAATGAATAAGTTTTCCCATATGCAGTTAGGTGCTGATGTATTTCAACATCATTGGCAAGGCGGTCAATATGGCCCAACGCAAAAAGCGTATGGTTACGGTATTAACCTAACAGGACGATTTGTATTGGACAAAAAACATCGTAATTCATTGATGTTTGGTGCCTCTACAGGTAAGGGTGCTGGACATAGAATTTTATTCTTAGAGTTTTCGCCAAGTGATGGTGTGATTTCTGACAATCAATTGGAATTACTCAATGCCCATCAAGCATATATCGGTTATAATCATTACTGGACGAAGAGCTTAAATACAACCGTTGCGGCTTATTATGCTTCATTGAATACAGTGGATTATCAATTAGACGAAACCACTCAGCAGGGAGGTACATTCCACGCCAACCTAGTTTGGATGCCTTATACCAATGTGTCATTTGGTGTAGAATATATGCACGGTGTTCACGTCGTTAAAGATGGAAGATACGGTCAGGCGAATCGTCTTCAGTTTATGACAAGATTCAGAATTCCTTAA
- a CDS encoding trimeric intracellular cation channel family protein, translating to MNTPEIYYTLGMLGTVAFAVTAVLAVIPKQIDLFGAIVMGIVTAVGGGTIRDMILDAPVFWATDLNYIWVAVVSSIVAFYGNQFMSRKNIYSLMLYLDAVGIAMFVIQGAEKAIALDFAQPVGPVLLGLITAIGGGITRDVLAGNTTLLLKKELYALPLTFGVISYLILIQIFPDQVKLMGTLCATLTFFIRAAAIHWKLHVPNWMLISKRS from the coding sequence ATGAATACTCCAGAGATCTATTATACATTAGGAATGCTGGGAACAGTGGCTTTTGCAGTTACTGCCGTGCTTGCTGTTATCCCCAAACAAATTGATTTATTCGGTGCTATCGTTATGGGAATAGTCACTGCTGTTGGAGGTGGAACAATTAGGGATATGATATTAGATGCTCCCGTTTTTTGGGCTACTGATCTCAATTATATTTGGGTCGCAGTGGTATCTAGTATTGTCGCCTTTTATGGGAATCAATTCATGTCCAGAAAAAATATCTACTCTTTGATGTTGTACCTTGATGCGGTAGGTATTGCTATGTTCGTCATCCAAGGAGCTGAAAAAGCGATAGCTTTAGATTTTGCTCAACCTGTTGGACCTGTTTTATTAGGTTTGATAACCGCTATTGGAGGAGGAATTACAAGAGATGTATTGGCTGGGAACACCACTTTATTGCTTAAAAAAGAATTGTATGCTCTTCCACTAACTTTTGGAGTGATTTCATATTTAATTCTAATTCAAATTTTCCCTGATCAAGTGAAGTTGATGGGTACTTTATGTGCTACCCTTACTTTCTTTATCCGTGCGGCCGCTATTCATTGGAAATTACATGTTCCAAATTGGATGTTGATATCTAAAAGGTCATAA
- a CDS encoding serine hydrolase domain-containing protein — protein MKKILLSSLLAGSIMSQVNAQGTNVHEIDGDYRTPIKEFSNGFTQDQVQKFRENYNLPHLLKGGDDAVWWGLRTSELFNTALLEPNHKMELVKNINPAVGEIKAQTKHFGEISLNDFMVHPHSYAQGFLVVHKGEIVFENYQGMTENDHHVWMSAAKIIPGLAVDLLISDGKIDENQTIGHYVHDFKHTAYGQVKVKDVMDMTTGLNSEENDETRSDPNSITTRMFLAEFGLPYNGKNEKVRDVLKDAESTHPAGEKLEYGSPHTQMLVLLVEAVSNQPFSEFVDERIYSKMGAESTLNIHLSPNGVAIGHGIVSSRLRDMAKIGMLYTPSWNKTATEQVVSPEIISRIQHGTRSREFYRNGFDGSVFVDRIGDDDVISNARQWDGVWEDGDFWKSGIQSQGIYVSPKKDLVIVFFSTNVPDDSIHRYARQIANSGLFDEEQ, from the coding sequence ATGAAAAAAATATTATTATCATCATTATTAGCAGGATCAATTATGTCACAAGTAAATGCTCAAGGAACCAACGTTCACGAAATTGATGGAGATTATAGAACACCGATAAAAGAATTCTCAAATGGTTTCACTCAAGATCAAGTTCAAAAGTTTAGAGAGAACTATAATTTGCCGCATTTATTAAAGGGTGGAGATGATGCCGTTTGGTGGGGATTAAGAACTTCAGAATTGTTCAATACGGCATTACTTGAGCCGAATCACAAAATGGAACTAGTCAAAAATATTAATCCAGCGGTAGGAGAGATCAAAGCACAAACCAAACATTTTGGAGAGATCTCATTAAATGATTTCATGGTGCATCCTCACAGTTATGCACAAGGTTTCTTAGTGGTTCATAAAGGTGAAATCGTCTTTGAAAACTATCAAGGAATGACAGAAAACGATCATCATGTTTGGATGTCTGCAGCGAAGATTATTCCAGGTTTGGCAGTAGATTTATTGATTTCTGATGGTAAAATAGATGAGAATCAAACCATCGGACATTATGTACATGACTTTAAACACACTGCTTATGGTCAGGTAAAAGTAAAAGACGTGATGGATATGACTACAGGACTTAATTCTGAAGAAAATGACGAAACACGTTCAGATCCCAATTCTATTACTACAAGAATGTTCTTAGCAGAATTTGGTTTGCCGTACAATGGTAAAAATGAAAAAGTAAGGGATGTATTGAAAGATGCGGAGTCGACTCACCCTGCAGGGGAAAAATTAGAATACGGATCACCACATACACAAATGTTGGTTCTTTTAGTAGAGGCGGTTTCTAACCAACCTTTTTCAGAGTTTGTCGATGAAAGAATTTATTCAAAAATGGGAGCAGAGTCTACCCTAAACATTCACTTATCGCCCAACGGAGTGGCCATTGGTCATGGTATTGTTTCCAGTAGACTACGTGATATGGCAAAGATAGGTATGTTATACACACCAAGTTGGAATAAAACGGCTACAGAACAAGTGGTTTCTCCTGAGATCATTAGTAGAATTCAGCATGGAACAAGATCAAGAGAGTTTTATAGAAACGGATTTGATGGTTCTGTGTTTGTAGACCGAATAGGAGACGACGATGTGATTTCGAATGCTAGACAATGGGATGGCGTTTGGGAAGATGGTGATTTCTGGAAATCAGGTATCCAAAGTCAAGGTATCTATGTTTCTCCAAAGAAAGATTTAGTAATTGTTTTCTTCTCAACCAATGTTCCTGACGATTCTATCCATAGATATGCTCGTCAGATTGCAAACTCAGGTTTGTTTGATGAAGAACAATAG
- a CDS encoding helix-turn-helix domain-containing protein yields MKKYQIQSNEDMPHESYQRIAEDFNGTWDGVDMFIDNDDLKLQITSYEYMDGMYVGHLKMNSNTQIIYSNVPNKDRNFVILRIGYSGAYSKKDKFRRFNHDGIFLYNANQLFNIEYPFQISCQWITIRFPLEVFDFFEEDGDSKFKQLINEKDDWFHYFTLSPEIEGYVNELVKSSQNKTKRKFSYFSRALDILGALKENMEKGLMTKSNIKIHPEDFSSMVLLKDKILADFTEPPNLNDLSFELGMSISKLNRNFKAVYQLPILQYFNQHRTEETYRQVKYSDKSLTEIADDLGYSHVGHLSRTFKKHFGYAPSSIRGTLQ; encoded by the coding sequence GTGAAAAAATACCAAATCCAATCCAATGAGGACATGCCTCATGAGAGTTATCAAAGAATTGCTGAAGATTTTAATGGAACCTGGGATGGTGTCGATATGTTCATCGATAATGATGATTTGAAATTACAAATCACATCTTATGAATATATGGATGGAATGTATGTAGGGCATTTAAAGATGAACAGTAATACTCAAATTATATATTCCAACGTTCCCAATAAGGATAGAAATTTTGTGATCTTAAGAATTGGATATTCTGGTGCTTATTCTAAAAAAGACAAGTTTAGAAGGTTTAATCATGATGGGATATTTTTATACAATGCCAACCAATTATTTAATATAGAATATCCTTTTCAAATAAGCTGTCAGTGGATTACAATTCGTTTTCCATTAGAAGTATTCGATTTTTTCGAAGAGGATGGCGATTCTAAATTCAAACAGCTAATTAATGAGAAAGATGATTGGTTTCATTACTTTACTTTATCACCAGAAATTGAGGGGTATGTGAATGAATTAGTGAAATCTAGTCAGAATAAAACCAAAAGAAAGTTTTCGTATTTCTCTAGGGCCTTGGATATTTTAGGTGCTTTAAAAGAGAATATGGAAAAAGGATTGATGACGAAATCCAACATCAAAATACATCCCGAAGACTTTAGTAGTATGGTCTTGTTAAAGGATAAAATTTTAGCCGACTTTACCGAGCCACCTAATCTTAACGATTTAAGCTTCGAGCTCGGAATGAGTATATCAAAGTTAAATAGAAACTTTAAAGCAGTCTATCAATTACCAATTCTACAATACTTTAACCAACATAGAACGGAGGAAACATACCGTCAGGTGAAATATTCAGACAAAAGCTTAACAGAAATTGCTGATGATTTGGGCTACAGTCATGTAGGTCATTTAAGTAGAACCTTTAAGAAACATTTCGGATATGCACCATCATCTATCAGAGGAACTTTACAGTAA